The following coding sequences lie in one Vibrio aerogenes genomic window:
- a CDS encoding DUF6531 domain-containing protein — protein MSKSNQQKQADILSSVEAAEQNFSTDKVLDCGCVKCGCELFIRYHYDDDQPIAGAEVVLTDSNKTEVSGTTDDNGLLKVKDMGCGGYDLMLGEGKDTFKPEDAMENNPVLQNNPKYAVLAGEYFALYATLNRAGYLEYDASDSSDDEIDIDRHWMKGSIPDEYAPAYDRFQELVKEINHGSKDLRKAVNKIHSSLAGEMAGLAHDNTAILLFCEVALGFVPVVGQAMDLYDLGCWGWDTCTKDELDFWHWAGGVLVVIGFIPGLGDATKKTGKTIIEALQKADSRVIQKAIKILRSLSNGNLVKYLKKFGSTLDEYAGKAKKLLQEIIAGLTDAVNKSNNWAVVLMKDAFMKLVEAMKKLENKIDEMTGKIKSKVDEFVDKVVTHKTGTPYKKKTMETPQSTNAGKENYHKRDADQAEVERQHKAQQDKDAGKKQEPTHECKEGGEPIDLLTGKMFEQRTDFSVAGLLPLAHQRYYHSGGRRFTGLTGSQWRSGWDRCLTIEGKEATFTDMDDNQTVFDLPYQDLPTRSPLMPQWALHRGNCGELILKHKDGLQYWFEHAVGSQLRLTRIRDAYGNENAFLYERGTLKWVMLSDQRLVQVETERNRITRMTLCDSLKNPLRELVSFAYDKEGRLTQVRGEPGCNFDYQYDKAGQLIRWNDLAKTWVEHDFDDRGRVVATRCADDLWVDQLRYDDDNHIHYYKSAFGGVTAYHLDARNLPSKIMDAEGHETTQQWQGDLLVSETNALGETTAYTHDEWGNVTSVTLPDGTAHTYTYNDKGWLTAYTNPAGAQWLYEHNKQGDVTQITDPDRRQWQYTYTSNGLRESVTGPDGSTTRYQYNGRGQLTRLEPATGYGMTFHYDVLDRLMKRESDNKQVRRWCYDGKHSQPSQVIYEDGTTASFRYDIEGNLTEVTDALGHTQRFEYGAFDRLKSVTDALGATTYYHYNAEGEFAGVTNSKGDQWLYEFDTLGRISTERHYDGRKEQFSYDPAGRMVKRTKPDGHHYHYQYDPCGRLLQAQSFDPHNNPTGKSWYEYDEAARLKYAENGDAWVEMQYSPAGLLLSENLNGTPITHEYDAAGRRTQMQGTQTARAYQWQQQQLMQLHMGEHDPLKFAYHASGQESARTSEAGFGLFHDWSATGLLTHQRLGAGYAQAGRGTVLRQYQYDALDQLTAIEDKRRGHTEFTLNPNGQISAVRQRKSWETKASFVQLFGYDSELNLNETGTGSEYSGNVISMADERLKRQTKQYDNAGRVVETGRFKYVYDECGRVTTKTESKDGFRPQTTRFIWNDEDRLTHIELPDGTRYRYRYDPFGRRIAKECLKTQTETHYLWDGNTVVQQSKITADGTQLQSTEYLYEPDTFRPLAQITTDHDTGRERLHYIVTDHAGTPQELCTPDGEIQWQGDQHLWGKYQQQRTQVNRGYLEQAVNDAITCDLRYQGQIEDRESGLYYNLNRYFDSDSGQYLSPDPIGFAGGLRPQGYVFNPVGWVDPLGLSDTSHEQKVVKDGVSGRLAPDDDASGPHTVYKRHGKTKEITHYAEYGKPSHPKDPRKWVEQKRYDGGESPAHFNKVTKQDVGTPHVHDPKTPGGVRPANPEEIPGNK, from the coding sequence ATGAGTAAGAGTAACCAGCAGAAACAAGCCGACATTCTGTCCAGTGTCGAGGCGGCTGAGCAGAATTTCTCCACCGATAAGGTGCTGGACTGTGGCTGCGTAAAATGCGGCTGTGAGCTGTTTATCCGCTATCACTATGACGATGACCAACCCATCGCCGGGGCAGAAGTGGTGCTGACCGACAGTAACAAAACGGAGGTGAGCGGCACCACAGATGACAACGGGCTGCTGAAGGTCAAAGACATGGGCTGCGGCGGGTATGATTTGATGCTCGGGGAGGGCAAAGACACCTTCAAGCCGGAAGATGCGATGGAGAACAATCCGGTATTGCAGAATAACCCCAAATATGCGGTGCTGGCGGGGGAATATTTTGCCCTGTATGCGACGCTCAACCGGGCGGGTTATCTGGAATATGATGCCAGTGACAGCTCGGATGATGAGATTGATATCGACCGCCACTGGATGAAAGGCAGCATTCCTGATGAATATGCGCCGGCGTATGACCGGTTTCAGGAATTAGTCAAAGAAATCAACCACGGCTCAAAAGACCTGCGCAAGGCAGTGAACAAGATTCACAGCAGTCTGGCGGGGGAAATGGCGGGTCTGGCGCATGACAACACGGCGATTCTGCTGTTTTGTGAGGTGGCGCTGGGGTTTGTGCCGGTGGTCGGTCAGGCGATGGATTTGTATGACCTGGGCTGCTGGGGCTGGGATACCTGCACCAAAGACGAGCTGGATTTCTGGCACTGGGCCGGTGGCGTGCTGGTGGTGATTGGCTTTATACCGGGGCTGGGGGATGCGACCAAAAAGACCGGTAAAACGATTATCGAAGCGCTGCAAAAGGCTGATTCGCGGGTGATTCAGAAGGCGATTAAAATCCTGCGCAGCCTGTCGAACGGCAATCTGGTCAAGTATCTGAAGAAGTTCGGCAGCACGCTGGATGAGTATGCGGGCAAAGCGAAGAAGCTGTTGCAGGAAATCATCGCCGGGCTGACGGATGCGGTGAACAAGAGCAACAACTGGGCGGTGGTGCTGATGAAAGATGCCTTCATGAAGCTTGTGGAGGCGATGAAAAAGCTGGAAAACAAAATCGATGAGATGACGGGGAAAATCAAGTCGAAAGTCGATGAGTTTGTGGACAAGGTGGTGACACACAAAACCGGCACGCCGTATAAGAAAAAGACCATGGAAACGCCGCAGAGCACCAATGCGGGCAAAGAGAATTACCATAAACGGGATGCCGACCAGGCTGAAGTGGAACGTCAGCATAAAGCGCAGCAGGACAAAGACGCCGGGAAGAAACAGGAGCCGACCCACGAGTGTAAGGAAGGCGGTGAGCCGATTGACCTGCTGACCGGGAAAATGTTTGAGCAGCGCACCGACTTTAGCGTGGCCGGACTGCTGCCGCTGGCGCATCAGCGCTATTATCACTCGGGTGGGCGGCGCTTTACCGGGCTGACCGGCAGTCAGTGGCGCAGTGGCTGGGACCGGTGCCTGACGATTGAAGGCAAAGAAGCGACCTTCACTGATATGGACGATAACCAGACGGTGTTTGACCTGCCATATCAGGATTTGCCGACCCGCTCGCCGCTGATGCCGCAGTGGGCGCTGCACCGGGGAAATTGTGGTGAGCTGATTTTAAAACACAAAGACGGGCTGCAATACTGGTTTGAGCATGCGGTCGGCAGTCAGCTGCGCCTGACCCGCATCCGTGATGCCTATGGTAACGAAAACGCCTTTTTGTATGAGCGCGGTACCCTCAAATGGGTGATGCTCAGCGACCAGCGCTTAGTGCAGGTCGAGACAGAGCGCAACCGTATCACGCGCATGACGCTGTGTGACTCACTGAAAAATCCGCTGCGTGAGCTGGTCAGTTTTGCCTATGACAAAGAAGGCCGCCTGACGCAGGTGCGGGGGGAGCCGGGCTGTAACTTCGATTATCAGTATGACAAAGCCGGGCAACTCATCCGCTGGAATGATTTGGCGAAAACCTGGGTCGAGCATGATTTTGATGACCGGGGCCGGGTGGTGGCAACCCGCTGCGCCGATGATTTGTGGGTCGACCAGCTGCGCTACGATGATGACAATCATATTCACTACTATAAAAGCGCCTTTGGCGGGGTGACGGCTTATCATCTCGATGCGCGAAATCTGCCATCAAAAATCATGGATGCCGAAGGCCATGAAACCACCCAGCAGTGGCAGGGGGATTTGCTGGTCAGTGAGACCAATGCACTGGGCGAAACCACCGCCTATACCCATGACGAATGGGGCAATGTGACCTCGGTGACCCTGCCGGACGGCACAGCGCACACTTATACCTATAACGACAAGGGCTGGCTGACGGCTTACACGAACCCGGCCGGGGCGCAGTGGCTGTATGAACATAATAAGCAGGGTGATGTGACCCAAATCACCGACCCGGACCGGCGGCAATGGCAATACACCTATACCTCAAACGGACTGCGCGAGTCGGTCACCGGACCGGACGGCAGCACCACCCGGTATCAGTACAACGGGCGCGGCCAGCTGACCCGGCTTGAACCGGCGACGGGATACGGGATGACGTTCCACTACGACGTACTGGACCGGCTGATGAAACGCGAGAGCGACAACAAGCAGGTGCGTCGCTGGTGTTACGACGGCAAACACAGCCAGCCGTCGCAGGTGATTTATGAAGACGGCACCACGGCCAGCTTCCGTTACGATATTGAAGGTAATCTGACTGAAGTCACCGATGCCCTCGGCCATACCCAGCGCTTTGAATATGGCGCTTTTGACCGGCTGAAATCGGTCACCGATGCGCTGGGTGCCACCACGTATTATCACTACAATGCGGAAGGTGAATTTGCCGGAGTAACCAACAGCAAGGGCGACCAGTGGTTGTATGAGTTCGATACACTGGGTCGAATCAGCACCGAACGTCATTACGACGGCCGCAAAGAGCAGTTCAGTTACGATCCGGCCGGGCGGATGGTGAAACGCACCAAACCGGACGGCCATCATTATCACTACCAGTACGACCCGTGCGGGCGTTTGCTGCAAGCGCAAAGCTTTGACCCTCACAACAATCCGACCGGTAAAAGCTGGTATGAATATGATGAAGCAGCACGGCTGAAATATGCAGAAAACGGCGATGCCTGGGTGGAGATGCAGTACAGCCCGGCGGGATTGCTGCTGAGTGAAAACCTCAACGGCACGCCGATCACCCATGAATACGATGCGGCGGGACGCCGGACACAGATGCAGGGCACTCAGACGGCCCGCGCGTATCAGTGGCAGCAGCAACAATTAATGCAGCTGCATATGGGTGAACATGACCCGCTGAAATTTGCTTATCATGCCAGTGGTCAGGAATCGGCCCGCACCAGTGAGGCCGGTTTTGGCCTGTTCCATGACTGGAGTGCGACCGGGCTGCTGACTCATCAGCGGTTGGGGGCGGGTTACGCCCAGGCCGGGCGCGGCACGGTGCTGCGGCAATATCAGTACGACGCGCTGGACCAGCTGACGGCGATTGAGGATAAACGCCGCGGCCACACCGAATTTACCCTCAACCCGAACGGGCAAATCAGTGCGGTGCGCCAGCGAAAATCGTGGGAAACCAAAGCCAGCTTTGTGCAGCTGTTTGGTTACGACAGCGAGCTGAACCTCAATGAAACCGGCACCGGCAGTGAATACTCGGGCAATGTTATTTCGATGGCCGATGAGCGGCTGAAACGACAAACCAAACAGTACGACAACGCCGGGCGGGTGGTTGAAACCGGGCGCTTCAAATACGTTTACGATGAATGCGGCCGGGTCACCACCAAAACCGAAAGCAAAGACGGTTTCCGGCCACAAACGACCCGGTTTATCTGGAATGATGAAGACCGGCTGACGCATATCGAGCTGCCGGACGGCACCCGTTACCGCTACCGCTACGACCCGTTCGGGCGCCGAATCGCCAAAGAATGCCTCAAAACCCAGACAGAAACGCATTACCTGTGGGATGGCAACACGGTGGTGCAGCAGAGCAAAATCACCGCTGACGGCACGCAGCTGCAAAGTACCGAATATCTCTATGAGCCGGACACCTTCCGCCCGCTGGCGCAAATTACCACCGACCATGACACAGGCCGGGAAAGGCTGCATTATATTGTCACCGACCATGCAGGCACGCCGCAGGAGCTATGCACCCCGGACGGGGAAATTCAGTGGCAGGGTGACCAGCATTTATGGGGCAAATACCAGCAGCAGCGTACCCAGGTCAACCGGGGTTATTTAGAGCAGGCAGTCAATGATGCGATCACCTGCGACCTGCGTTATCAGGGGCAGATAGAAGACAGGGAGTCCGGTCTCTATTATAATCTCAACCGTTATTTTGATTCAGACAGTGGTCAGTATTTGAGTCCTGATCCTATTGGGTTTGCGGGGGGACTGAGGCCGCAGGGATATGTGTTTAATCCGGTGGGTTGGGTTGATCCGTTGGGGCTATCTGATACTAGTCATGAGCAGAAAGTTGTCAAAGATGGAGTGTCTGGACGCCTTGCTCCTGATGATGATGCGAGTGGACCTCATACTGTCTACAAAAGGCATGGTAAAACTAAAGAAATTACTCACTATGCAGAGTACGGTAAGCCTAGTCATCCAAAAGATCCAAGAAAATGGGTTGAACAAAAAAGGTATGATGGTGGTGAATCACCAGCTCACTTCAATAAAGTAACAAAACAAGATGTTGGTACTCCGCATGTTCATGATCCGAAAACACCAGGTGGAGTTCGGCCTGCTAACCCGGAAGAAATACCAGGGAATAAATAG
- a CDS encoding DUF4123 domain-containing protein, translated as MNETAHEPAAALMRTAPTQIPLADWQAMLSEPGWFLVAEASVNDDVMMFAEAQDTPDKNRLFWGAMGEKNAALSPHLLRPESFEWFEEYIATQPPWGMAVRLDPSLLSQPPAQQLEMVLRHLRAWTLVDYPQEGTIILRISDWEIFTTLWQASGELSRHQLRGPLGAVAYWQPGAETVDYLAFETPPDIAQASTIELPLVLTAPQDKALTIRTEQQRYRQYQQHLQTHHGEETADWDEARFDDYLYTHLSQAKSHGFGDRVEQLKYLTLTIAVGEDFITRPWAQEILRENQVKGLKDRIDRLVERGLKALGEAHDEESDVV; from the coding sequence ATGAACGAGACGGCACACGAACCGGCAGCAGCGCTGATGCGCACAGCGCCGACCCAAATCCCGCTGGCGGACTGGCAGGCGATGCTCAGTGAGCCGGGCTGGTTTCTGGTGGCGGAAGCCTCGGTCAATGATGATGTGATGATGTTTGCCGAAGCGCAGGATACGCCGGATAAAAACCGGCTGTTCTGGGGCGCGATGGGGGAGAAGAACGCTGCGCTGTCGCCGCACCTGCTGCGCCCGGAGTCGTTTGAATGGTTTGAAGAATATATCGCCACTCAGCCGCCGTGGGGGATGGCGGTGCGGCTGGACCCGTCGCTGCTGTCACAGCCCCCGGCGCAGCAGCTGGAGATGGTGCTGCGTCATCTGCGGGCGTGGACGCTGGTGGATTACCCGCAGGAAGGGACGATCATTTTGCGCATCAGTGACTGGGAGATATTCACCACCCTGTGGCAGGCAAGCGGCGAATTGAGCCGCCATCAGCTGCGCGGCCCGCTGGGCGCGGTGGCTTACTGGCAGCCGGGGGCAGAGACCGTGGATTATCTGGCCTTTGAGACCCCGCCGGATATTGCGCAGGCATCGACCATTGAGCTGCCGCTGGTGCTGACAGCGCCGCAGGATAAAGCGCTGACCATCCGCACGGAGCAGCAGCGCTACCGTCAATATCAGCAGCACCTGCAAACACACCACGGCGAAGAAACCGCAGACTGGGATGAAGCCCGGTTTGATGATTATTTATACACCCATCTCAGCCAGGCCAAATCGCACGGCTTTGGTGACCGTGTTGAGCAGCTGAAATACCTGACCCTGACGATTGCGGTGGGGGAGGATTTTATCACCCGGCCGTGGGCGCAGGAAATTCTGCGGGAGAATCAGGTGAAAGGACTGAAAGACCGGATAGACCGGCTGGTCGAACGGGGACTGAAAGCATTAGGAGAAGCGCATGATGAGGAGTCAGACGTCGTATGA